The following are from one region of the Paenalkalicoccus suaedae genome:
- the fni gene encoding type 2 isopentenyl-diphosphate Delta-isomerase, giving the protein MSREKRKLDHIEHALKTGQAGDNGLEDVKFVHQSLPNSSVEAVDLSTSLATLSFDAPFMINAMTGGGGTATEGINRQLAEIAAHFHVPIAVGSQMAALRDPDQEQSFKVVREYNKEGLVFANLGSEATVEQAKRACDLIKADLLQIHINTVQELVMPEGDRSFDGALERISQIQEALPIPVMVKEVGFGMSKEAATKLAPIVDAIDVGGYGGTNFSKIENARREMPYSFFDDWGISTAASIVETREGFSKGVSATGGIRSATEIAKSIALGADMCGMAGYVLKLLQNGGQKHAIQTLSHMLEELTFIMTALGASDVGALKQVPLVIQGNTYHWLSQRDLHPEKFARR; this is encoded by the coding sequence ATGAGTAGAGAAAAACGAAAGTTAGATCATATTGAACATGCCCTTAAGACTGGTCAAGCAGGAGATAATGGACTTGAGGACGTAAAGTTTGTTCATCAAAGCTTACCTAATAGCTCGGTAGAAGCAGTGGACTTGTCAACCTCACTAGCAACGCTCTCTTTCGATGCTCCATTTATGATAAATGCGATGACTGGTGGCGGTGGAACTGCTACGGAGGGAATTAATAGGCAGCTAGCTGAAATAGCAGCTCATTTTCATGTTCCAATTGCAGTTGGTTCGCAAATGGCAGCATTAAGAGACCCCGATCAAGAGCAATCCTTTAAAGTTGTGAGAGAATATAATAAAGAGGGTCTCGTTTTTGCTAACTTAGGTAGTGAAGCAACGGTTGAGCAAGCGAAACGAGCCTGTGATTTAATCAAAGCCGATCTTTTACAAATCCATATTAATACGGTCCAAGAGCTTGTCATGCCGGAAGGTGATAGAAGCTTTGATGGGGCATTAGAGCGAATCTCGCAAATACAAGAGGCGCTTCCTATTCCTGTCATGGTGAAGGAAGTAGGCTTTGGTATGAGCAAAGAAGCTGCTACGAAATTAGCACCAATTGTTGATGCGATCGATGTAGGTGGATATGGTGGCACAAATTTTTCGAAAATCGAAAACGCTAGAAGAGAAATGCCATATTCATTTTTCGATGATTGGGGGATTTCAACTGCCGCAAGCATTGTAGAAACACGTGAAGGGTTTTCAAAAGGTGTCTCGGCAACTGGTGGTATTCGTTCTGCTACAGAGATTGCTAAAAGTATCGCTCTTGGTGCTGATATGTGTGGAATGGCAGGATACGTTTTAAAGCTCCTCCAAAATGGTGGGCAAAAACATGCGATCCAAACATTATCACACATGCTTGAAGAGCTTACGTTTATTATGACGGCTTTAGGTGCAAGTGATGTAGGCGCCCTAAAACAAGTCCCTCTTGTGATTCAAGGTAATACGTATCATTGGTTATCTCAACGTGATTTACATCCAGAGAAATTTGCAAGACGCTAA